A stretch of Peteryoungia algae DNA encodes these proteins:
- a CDS encoding AzlD family protein has product MTLDLMTVLAICAMSAATVATRLAGLWVGRLLKLSPNTEEILGAIPPSVLMAVVAPTAFATGWAETIGCVVVAIAATRLSLLPAAACGVGVVAALRSLGL; this is encoded by the coding sequence ATGACCCTCGATCTGATGACGGTGCTTGCGATCTGCGCCATGTCGGCGGCCACCGTCGCGACCCGTTTGGCCGGCCTGTGGGTCGGTCGGCTTCTGAAGCTGTCGCCGAATACCGAGGAGATCCTCGGCGCCATCCCGCCCTCGGTTCTGATGGCCGTGGTGGCACCCACCGCCTTTGCAACCGGCTGGGCCGAGACGATCGGATGCGTCGTGGTGGCGATTGCCGCAACCCGCCTGTCGCTCCTGCCCGCCGCCGCATGTGGCGTGGGTGTG
- a CDS encoding AraC family transcriptional regulator translates to MHSVSQQEAAEANPVSRQEQTRFWRDARFRDMECLSASFITHEFSPHSHDTFSIGAIEVGCQVASIRGTREHTGPGALYLINPGEVHDGQPGAPEGYRYRMIYPEVSLLTDIIEDVTGRAFNGMPSFDRQLLSDPEVARAFNLAHSRMENGGVAELESEESMYCVLATMFARHGSDILRAPDHSEPRAMRRVRDYIAAHFDAEIGLEALAKAAGLSRAHMIRAFRKHYFITPHAFQTDMRIRHARHLLRMGATPSETAAACGFADQAHMTRQFKARTGLTPAVFRAG, encoded by the coding sequence ATGCACAGTGTTTCGCAGCAAGAGGCGGCCGAAGCCAACCCGGTCTCACGGCAGGAGCAGACCCGCTTCTGGCGGGATGCACGCTTCCGTGACATGGAATGCCTGAGCGCCTCTTTCATCACCCATGAATTCTCGCCGCACTCGCACGATACCTTCTCGATCGGAGCGATCGAGGTCGGCTGCCAGGTCGCGAGTATCCGCGGCACGCGCGAGCACACTGGCCCCGGGGCGCTCTACCTCATCAATCCGGGCGAGGTGCATGACGGCCAGCCAGGCGCACCGGAAGGCTATCGCTACCGGATGATTTATCCCGAGGTGTCATTGCTGACGGATATCATCGAGGACGTGACCGGCCGCGCTTTCAACGGCATGCCAAGCTTCGACCGGCAATTGCTCAGTGATCCAGAAGTCGCCAGGGCCTTCAACCTCGCACACAGCCGGATGGAGAACGGCGGGGTGGCGGAACTGGAAAGCGAGGAGAGCATGTACTGCGTGCTCGCCACCATGTTCGCCCGCCACGGCAGCGATATCCTCCGCGCACCCGATCACAGCGAGCCGCGCGCCATGCGCCGCGTGCGCGATTACATCGCCGCCCATTTCGACGCGGAAATCGGATTGGAAGCCCTGGCCAAGGCGGCAGGTCTCAGCCGTGCCCACATGATCCGGGCTTTCCGCAAGCACTATTTCATTACGCCGCATGCCTTCCAGACGGACATGCGCATCCGCCATGCGAGACATCTTCTGCGTATGGGCGCCACCCCGTCGGAAACGGCAGCCGCCTGCGGCTTTGCCGACCAGGCCCACATGACCCGTCAATTCAAGGCCCGTACCGGTCTCACGCCAGCGGTCTTTCGCGCCGGCTGA
- a CDS encoding AzlC family ABC transporter permease has translation MTSAARLEMRQGCHSILPLTVAVVPIGLVFGAVAATKGLSALEAMLMSALVFAGGSQFVAMDLWTHPANMAALGSAALLVNIRHVLMGASISRHMAEFSGRQKVMSMLFLADEIWAVAEFRARGHRLTPVWFFAAALPFYLAWVLSGFTGALLGAMVGDPAVIAMDFVFPAVFVILIFGFWRGNHTGWILVGSAASALLVHHVVPGVWYILGGALGGVAMAALASRRAREVRP, from the coding sequence ATGACATCCGCTGCACGCCTGGAGATGCGCCAGGGCTGTCACTCCATCCTTCCGCTGACCGTCGCAGTCGTACCCATCGGGCTCGTCTTCGGCGCCGTCGCTGCCACCAAGGGACTTTCCGCTCTTGAGGCCATGCTGATGAGCGCGCTTGTCTTTGCCGGTGGCTCGCAATTCGTCGCGATGGACCTCTGGACCCATCCGGCAAACATGGCAGCGCTCGGCAGCGCTGCCCTTCTCGTCAACATCCGGCATGTCCTCATGGGGGCCTCTATCTCGCGGCATATGGCTGAATTCTCTGGTCGGCAGAAAGTCATGTCGATGCTCTTTCTCGCCGACGAGATCTGGGCGGTCGCAGAGTTTCGCGCGCGCGGACACCGGTTGACCCCGGTCTGGTTCTTCGCCGCCGCCTTGCCTTTCTATCTTGCCTGGGTGCTGTCGGGGTTCACCGGTGCCCTCCTTGGCGCCATGGTCGGAGATCCGGCAGTAATTGCCATGGACTTTGTCTTCCCGGCCGTCTTCGTCATCCTGATCTTCGGCTTCTGGCGTGGCAACCATACCGGATGGATCCTCGTCGGAAGCGCGGCTTCAGCCCTCCTGGTTCATCATGTCGTGCCGGGTGTCTGGTATATCCTGGGCGGCGCACTCGGCGGCGTTGCCATGGCCGCCCTTGCCTCGCGCAGGGCGCGGGAGGTTCGTCCATGA